AAAGACAAGGTGATGGTCAGAGAGTGGGAACTCAGCAATGGAGAGAGCAGTGGTTGGTGATAGAGTGGTAAGACATTAGGTGTGAGGAACTTCTCAGACTGGAAACTTGCACAATGCTGAGCTCAGCCAAAATGGGACAGAGCACCCCAGATTAACAAGGAGTTCTCCTTTCCCCTCTTGTCACACAGGTTTCAAAGCAGTGGCCCCACAGCAATTAACTTCTGCAGGTGTATTTGCACACTTTGTCACGaagctctttggttttgacccCATAGATGATAGGATTGAGCATGGGAGGAAGAAGAAGATAGAGGTTGCTCAAGATGATGTGAATGTGGGGAGCAATGCCCTGACCGAAACGGTGTGTCAGGTTGAAGAAGAGGCCGGGAACATAATATATCATCATGACAAAGATGTGTGCTGTGCAAGTGTTGAGGGCTTTTTGGTGGGATTTCTTGGTGGAGATTCTGAGAACAGCCCTGATGATTAGAGCATAGGACAGGGCAATGAGTGTCAGGTCTAACCCAATGACTAGAAACACTATCACCAAGCCATATGTTTTGTTGACTGTAATGTCCCCACACGACATCTTCGCCACAGCTATGTGCTCGCAAAACGTGGTGGGGATAATGCGGTTTGCACAAAATGGCAGCCTGGTCAGGAACAGGGGCATGGGCAGAGAGAAAAGAACGGCTCTTATCAAACCCACAAGCCCTAGCTTAGCTATTTGAACATTGGTGAGTATAGTGGTGTATCTCAGAGGGCTACATATTGCAACATAGCGATCAAAGGCCATTATTACGAGGATGGCTGACTGCATAATCGAAATTGTGTGAAGgaagaacatctgggtgaggcagccacccagagtaatgcctttcaaattgaaccaaaatatacacagtgcctTTGGAACGACGGAGGTAGACGTGGCAATGTCTGTGAgggccagcatgcagagcagcaggtaCATTGGCTTGTGCAGGGTCTGCTCTTTGCCTACAACAAACAGAAGCATGAAATTTCCCAGCAGGCCGATAATGTAGGATATAGAGAACGGGATGGAAATCCATTCATGGGAAGATTCCAGGCCATAGATGCCCATTAGGATGAAACTTGAAGGATCAGAGGGGGTGAGGTTCATACCTGCCATGAGTTGTTAGATGGGTCTAACGGCCTCGGAAATACTCAAGGTGCCTGTGAAGGGGGAGAAGCATAGAGAGGTGGGTTACCTGCTTTATAGGAAatagaactgaaaatattttatagttattaCATATCTAGAAAGCTAATCAAGCCAGTGAATGGCCAGCATGATGGCAGATGAACTTTGATGTCAATAACTGCAACCTGTATGCCTATTGGAGGGAAAAACTTGAACTCCTCAAACATGTAACAATGTTCTAATTTAACTGTATGAACTCAGAACAGGGATCTGGGTATCACAAAACACAGCTCTATGAAACCCTGCTCACAGTGCAAGCACAGagagatattgaacaaaactttGGTTTCAAAGAGCAATGGGATGGAGAATCCTGCAGAAAATAGAATGCCATGAAAATACTCAGTCAATGTTTCACCCTCCTCTGGACTCCTCTGTGTAATACTGGGAACTCTTCTCACACAGGATTTTGCAGATCTAGATGGGTTCACGCAAGGGCAACGAGAATGCTCAATGATCTGGTGAAAATGTCATGAACAGAGTGACTGAAAATTGTGCGATtcttaccttagaaaggagatgaatagcAGGGGATATGAGAAAATCTAGAAAATACTGACTGGTAGAAAGGTAGTTTAGTCCATGAGGTAAGCAAGAAACAGGAAGAGTTTGGACATTTACATGGAAAGAGAGATTATCTAGTCACAACAGTTacagctaaataaatattttggtaaaTCCATATGTCCACATGTTTCAGGGTTCAAGCCAATCTCTCAGTGTTATTCATTAGGGTGACACCCTCTTCACAGTCAAGTCACACATCTATTGGTGGGTTTCTTACGCCTTCTTCTACAGCACCTGGACAGGTCTGATACACAATGCATTTCCTATG
The DNA window shown above is from Trachemys scripta elegans isolate TJP31775 chromosome 1, CAS_Tse_1.0, whole genome shotgun sequence and carries:
- the LOC117885483 gene encoding olfactory receptor 52D1-like, translating into MAGMNLTPSDPSSFILMGIYGLESSHEWISIPFSISYIIGLLGNFMLLFVVGKEQTLHKPMYLLLCMLALTDIATSTSVVPKALCIFWFNLKGITLGGCLTQMFFLHTISIMQSAILVIMAFDRYVAICSPLRYTTILTNVQIAKLGLVGLIRAVLFSLPMPLFLTRLPFCANRIIPTTFCEHIAVAKMSCGDITVNKTYGLVIVFLVIGLDLTLIALSYALIIRAVLRISTKKSHQKALNTCTAHIFVMMIYYVPGLFFNLTHRFGQGIAPHIHIILSNLYLLLPPMLNPIIYGVKTKELRDKVCKYTCRS